One part of the Bacteroidales bacterium genome encodes these proteins:
- a CDS encoding T9SS type A sorting domain-containing protein, with translation MKKTIILILGLTLFTHLNAQQSTTGKYRPENISKGITGEITRNQVIVDNVPSYLWQHGCGPTALGMVIGYYDFIGFSDLIPGDASDQSENVNNAIANSDHYDDYSVPIDYYPDLFDDKSVFGGAHTSDCIADFMKTSWCSESNRYGWSWSNMIDNAFEDFIQMQNNGYYLNTSNNWFSGTSWDIYKNEINNNRPVVLLVDCNGDGNTDHFVTGIAYDDINLMYAIYNTWDNNIHWYLWREMSSDYSWGVYGFNILEISFSNTGYDILARVNPVNGGTINGTGSYNYGETANLTAVPDDNFVFIDWTENDLQVSTDPNYSFTVTSDRKLCANFNRSVSIDAKEKNITFNIYPNPTKELINIEIGNAYNYCNEIEFVLYDYSGKGNKIENYTQNQNTITLSISDKISGIYYLRISINGKEYGIKKVVIIKNN, from the coding sequence ATGAAAAAAACAATCATTCTTATTTTAGGACTTACTTTATTTACACATTTAAATGCTCAGCAAAGCACAACCGGAAAATACAGACCTGAAAACATAAGCAAAGGCATAACAGGAGAAATAACAAGAAACCAAGTTATTGTTGATAATGTTCCGTCATATTTATGGCAACACGGTTGCGGACCGACAGCATTAGGTATGGTAATCGGATATTATGATTTTATTGGTTTTTCTGATCTTATTCCGGGAGATGCTTCCGATCAAAGTGAAAATGTAAACAATGCAATAGCAAATTCTGATCATTATGATGATTATTCTGTTCCAATAGATTATTATCCTGATTTATTTGATGATAAGTCAGTATTTGGTGGAGCTCATACATCTGATTGTATAGCAGATTTTATGAAAACTTCTTGGTGCAGTGAAAGTAACAGATATGGTTGGAGTTGGAGTAACATGATTGATAATGCTTTTGAAGATTTCATTCAAATGCAAAACAACGGTTATTATTTAAACACATCTAATAATTGGTTTTCCGGAACAAGTTGGGATATTTATAAAAATGAAATTAATAATAACAGGCCGGTTGTTCTGTTAGTCGACTGTAATGGTGACGGTAATACAGATCATTTTGTAACAGGTATAGCTTATGATGATATTAACTTAATGTATGCAATTTATAACACATGGGATAATAATATTCATTGGTATCTGTGGCGAGAAATGTCAAGTGATTACAGTTGGGGGGTTTATGGATTTAACATTTTGGAAATTAGTTTCAGCAATACAGGCTATGATATTTTAGCAAGAGTAAATCCTGTAAACGGAGGAACAATAAACGGTACCGGAAGTTATAACTATGGAGAAACTGCAAACTTAACGGCAGTTCCGGATGATAACTTTGTTTTTATTGATTGGACGGAAAACGATTTGCAAGTTTCAACAGACCCGAATTATAGTTTTACCGTTACCTCAGACAGAAAACTTTGTGCAAATTTTAATCGTTCTGTATCAATAGATGCAAAAGAAAAGAATATTACATTTAATATTTATCCAAATCCGACAAAAGAATTAATAAACATTGAGATTGGTAATGCTTACAATTATTGCAACGAAATTGAATTTGTTTTATATGATTATTCGGGCAAAGGGAATAAAATTGAGAATTACACACAGAATCAAAATACAATAACGTTAAGCATTTCAGATAAAATTTCCGGAATTTATTATTTAAGAATAAGCATTAACGGAAAAGAATACGGAATAAAAAAAGTTGTGATAATTAAAAACAATTAA
- a CDS encoding rhomboid family intramembrane serine protease, protein MKKNLITTIWVTAIIWIVFIILGPIFGLFSENELNDFGIRPRTTNGLLGIIFSPFLHADWGHLISNTIPLFILTFVILHFYRKLWIPVTIFSIILGGLCVWAFAPKDTIMIINNVSKEVAQNHIGASGVIFSYIGFILFSGIFRKSFKSIIIGILVFILYGGALFKGIIPGQPGVSWQGHLFGAIAGVIAAYIYRNKYKQADKIN, encoded by the coding sequence ATGAAAAAAAATCTTATAACAACTATTTGGGTAACAGCAATTATATGGATTGTATTTATAATCCTTGGTCCAATATTCGGATTATTTTCAGAGAATGAATTAAATGATTTTGGTATAAGACCCAGAACAACTAATGGGTTATTGGGGATTATATTTTCGCCCTTTTTGCATGCAGATTGGGGTCATTTGATCTCTAATACAATCCCATTATTTATTTTAACATTTGTTATTCTTCATTTTTACAGAAAACTTTGGATTCCTGTAACAATATTTTCAATAATACTTGGTGGTCTTTGCGTTTGGGCATTTGCTCCAAAAGATACGATTATGATAATAAACAATGTGAGTAAAGAGGTAGCACAAAATCATATTGGAGCAAGCGGTGTTATTTTTTCTTATATCGGGTTTATTCTGTTTAGCGGAATTTTCAGAAAAAGTTTTAAATCTATTATAATTGGCATACTTGTTTTTATTTTATATGGAGGAGCTCTATTCAAAGGAATTATTCCTGGTCAACCGGGTGTTTCATGGCAAGGCCATTTATTTGGTGCAATTGCAGGTGTTATTGCTGCTTATATATACAGGAATAAATATAAGCAGGCTGATAAGATTAATTAA
- a CDS encoding GNAT family N-acetyltransferase, translating to MKQKKIIKFNSDNKELLKKAFEIRTEVFVEEQNVDHEIEYDGYDDDAGHYIIFYNDVPIGTARRRFTEEGIKFERLAVLKTYRGLGLGGDLMQYMMDDVLPTDKKIYLNSQATVEKIYEKYGFKRVGEMFFEANIEHYKMVYEPRQ from the coding sequence ATGAAACAAAAAAAGATTATAAAATTCAATTCCGATAACAAAGAATTATTAAAAAAGGCATTCGAAATAAGAACAGAAGTGTTTGTGGAAGAACAAAATGTAGATCATGAGATTGAATATGACGGTTACGATGATGATGCCGGGCATTATATTATTTTTTATAACGATGTTCCGATTGGAACAGCAAGAAGAAGGTTTACAGAAGAAGGCATTAAATTTGAACGTTTAGCAGTTTTAAAAACATACCGAGGCTTGGGCTTGGGCGGGGATTTAATGCAATATATGATGGATGATGTATTACCGACTGATAAAAAGATTTATTTAAACTCTCAAGCAACTGTTGAAAAGATATATGAAAAATACGGTTTTAAGAGAGTAGGGGAAATGTTTTTTGAAGCAAATATTGAACATTATAAAATGGTGTATGAGCCGAGACAGTAG
- a CDS encoding site-specific DNA-methyltransferase, which produces MKTKHKVIFGNCMSMEELPDNLCHLMVTSPPYFNAPFDYKDFFKNYDTFLGMLSKFAEETYRVLQDGRIAVVNIDDMLVNGTKYPIIADTIKTFQKAGFRYRDKITWKKPDGYLRISRRSGVLLQNPYPMYYYPDNLLESILIFQKGKFNYRSISERVRELSKIDKKEFQENKWYSTLWEITNVLPNSKLEKNIAAFPDELPYRIIKLFSHKGEIVLDPFLGSGTTMKIARKLQRHSIGFELIRDLEETIKIKTGFDNLMNINPLSVFNILLN; this is translated from the coding sequence ATGAAAACCAAACACAAGGTAATATTCGGAAATTGTATGAGTATGGAAGAATTACCTGACAATTTATGTCATTTAATGGTAACTTCACCACCATATTTTAACGCCCCTTTCGATTATAAAGATTTCTTTAAAAATTATGATACGTTTCTTGGGATGTTAAGCAAATTTGCAGAAGAAACATATAGAGTATTACAAGACGGCAGAATTGCAGTTGTGAATATTGATGATATGCTTGTAAACGGAACAAAATATCCTATAATTGCAGATACAATTAAAACTTTTCAAAAGGCAGGATTTAGATACCGTGATAAAATAACTTGGAAAAAACCTGACGGATATTTGCGAATAAGTCGTCGAAGCGGTGTATTATTGCAAAATCCATATCCAATGTATTATTATCCGGATAATCTATTGGAAAGCATACTCATATTTCAAAAAGGAAAATTTAATTATCGTTCAATTTCTGAAAGAGTTAGAGAATTATCAAAAATAGACAAAAAAGAATTTCAAGAAAATAAATGGTATTCAACACTTTGGGAAATAACAAATGTTTTGCCAAACTCAAAACTTGAAAAAAATATTGCAGCTTTTCCGGATGAATTACCTTACAGAATAATAAAATTGTTTTCCCATAAAGGTGAAATTGTTTTAGACCCGTTTCTTGGAAGTGGCACTACAATGAAAATTGCACGCAAGCTGCAAAGACATAGTATTGGATTTGAGTTAATTCGTGATTTGGAAGAAACAATAAAAATTAAAACAGGATTTGATAATTTGATGAATATTAATCCTTTATCTGTCTTTAATATTTTATTAAATTAA
- a CDS encoding HaeII family restriction endonuclease, with translation MNESYKYCFDKINLMIKRSKTKIIFPIITYGLLIDYINERKIIFEDNEIKKSYQNAVNKFKEILGHDIHIGGKYYDAYPSRNLPKYGVLSVLANKKYELAANYYNNANKLVDTIPQLVKSFIDDKLGSIPIFDNPKVRFEKTKNNIIFFDLIENQIEINPTNFEIFCFAILKVHLEKFACKIYRDTRTSAHDKGVDLSTNFGVIYQIKKLKLLNENSAKNIYNELQTNFSSDRLQDGNVILIIDDISKDVKSFLINMKVQTITKSELLKLVRLLEVEDRMKVLKIVYDEFCREYKSDI, from the coding sequence ATGAATGAAAGCTATAAATATTGTTTTGATAAGATAAATTTGATGATTAAAAGGTCAAAGACAAAAATTATTTTCCCAATAATTACTTACGGACTTCTTATTGATTATATTAATGAAAGAAAAATTATTTTTGAAGATAATGAAATTAAGAAAAGTTATCAAAATGCAGTAAATAAATTCAAGGAAATACTTGGACACGATATTCATATTGGTGGAAAATACTATGATGCTTACCCCTCACGTAATTTACCAAAATATGGAGTATTATCAGTTTTAGCTAATAAGAAATATGAATTGGCAGCGAATTACTATAATAATGCAAATAAATTGGTTGATACTATTCCTCAATTGGTAAAAAGTTTTATTGACGATAAACTCGGGAGTATACCTATTTTCGATAATCCAAAAGTACGATTTGAAAAAACAAAAAATAATATCATTTTTTTTGATTTAATTGAAAATCAAATTGAAATTAATCCAACTAATTTTGAGATATTTTGCTTTGCGATATTAAAAGTTCATTTAGAAAAATTTGCTTGCAAAATATATAGAGACACAAGAACTTCTGCACACGATAAAGGTGTCGATTTATCAACAAACTTTGGAGTTATCTACCAAATAAAAAAGTTAAAGCTTTTAAATGAAAATTCTGCGAAAAATATTTATAATGAATTACAGACCAATTTTTCAAGTGATAGACTGCAAGATGGAAATGTAATTCTGATAATTGATGATATTTCAAAAGATGTTAAAAGTTTCTTAATAAATATGAAAGTTCAAACAATTACAAAATCTGAATTGCTGAAACTCGTGAGACTTTTAGAGGTTGAAGATAGGATGAAAGTTCTTAAAATTGTTTATGATGAGTTTTGTAGAGAATATAAAAGCGATATATAA
- a CDS encoding DNA adenine methylase, translating into MVDGTANNNFKIFCNISNAAFNDRYTLSSVERVKALATVLSDTEITNYDFKQVIETKGKNVFFFLDPPYYSATKSALYGKNGNMHKTFNHERFANVLKETKHKWLITYDDSKYIRELFSFANITAWDLTYGMRNVNKNGNQTGKELFISNYVNDITKGDKQLKLFNEKNLK; encoded by the coding sequence ATGGTGGATGGAACTGCGAATAATAATTTTAAAATATTTTGTAATATCTCAAATGCCGCTTTTAATGATAGATATACGCTATCAAGCGTTGAACGAGTGAAAGCATTAGCAACAGTTTTATCTGATACAGAAATAACAAACTACGATTTTAAACAAGTAATTGAAACAAAAGGAAAAAATGTTTTCTTTTTTCTTGACCCGCCATATTATTCGGCAACAAAATCAGCTTTATACGGAAAAAACGGGAATATGCACAAAACATTTAATCATGAAAGATTTGCAAATGTTTTAAAAGAAACAAAACATAAGTGGTTAATAACCTATGACGATAGTAAATATATTCGAGAATTATTTTCTTTTGCTAATATCACGGCTTGGGATTTAACCTACGGAATGAGAAACGTAAATAAAAACGGAAATCAAACAGGAAAGGAACTATTTATTTCAAACTATGTAAATGATATTACAAAAGGAGATAAACAATTAAAACTGTTCAATGAAAAAAATTTAAAATAG
- a CDS encoding tetratricopeptide repeat protein, whose amino-acid sequence MKRERKAAHFDSKAKGSGKLREKIRGSHIKRANIPVQEVSKKTKLLWLFIITTVTLIAYYPAFDNEITSWDDEFYINENPYLKDLSGENVSKLFDFDTYYMGNYHPLAMISLSIDYAIGGEDENGNINPFIFHFTNIILHILVSLLVFWFVLALLKNFNIAVIAGLLFGVHTLHVESVVWISERKDVLYSLFFVASLVSYVKYIDNKKISLYILSLILFSLSLFSKGQAVSLAVTIIIIDFLRKRKLSDLKIIAEKIPFFALAIFFGLVAIGAQKESEALVDEQAYTFVQRIGIASFAFMQYVIKLILPVNLSAINPYPDIIGQKIPGLYYLMIIPVFLIAGLFFWLLKKGKNILVFSIAFFVANIFLLLQFIPVGSAVYADRYAYIPSIGFFILIAFLIMQMIQKNEKNKMIFYGFTGFYIVVLAGLSFMRSEIWQNSETLWNDTVEKSPKSVVAWNNLGSYKDKKAAAAMEDLRFDEAKRLRLEAIGNFSKAIAGKPDYKNAFYNRGVSSFEVGKLMKDSSLIVSSIKDFDKALEQDAQFPDAYHNRGNAKAELGKLEAALKDFNLAIDLKPNESNFYANRGVTKGKLGDLKGAFEDFNMSLSIDPNESAVYSNRGKAKMLGGDVSGAIADYDIAVRINPKHHTAYFNRALAKQKSQDLKGALEDFNAAISINPKMADAYYFRGFLFLDLNNKEAACNDFKQASYMGIAVAGVLLQQYCQ is encoded by the coding sequence ATGAAACGAGAACGGAAAGCGGCACATTTTGATTCTAAAGCTAAAGGATCCGGCAAACTGCGAGAAAAGATAAGGGGATCACATATAAAAAGAGCGAATATACCGGTTCAAGAAGTTTCAAAAAAAACAAAATTGCTGTGGTTATTTATTATAACAACAGTTACACTAATTGCCTATTATCCTGCATTTGATAATGAAATTACATCTTGGGATGATGAATTTTATATAAATGAAAATCCTTATTTAAAAGATCTTTCGGGAGAAAATGTTTCAAAGCTTTTTGATTTTGATACTTACTATATGGGAAATTATCATCCTCTTGCAATGATTTCTTTATCAATAGACTACGCAATCGGAGGAGAAGATGAGAATGGGAACATTAATCCGTTTATATTTCATTTTACAAATATAATTTTACATATTCTTGTAAGCCTGTTGGTCTTTTGGTTTGTTTTGGCTTTATTGAAAAATTTTAATATTGCCGTAATTGCCGGTTTGTTGTTCGGGGTCCATACTCTTCATGTAGAATCTGTCGTTTGGATTTCTGAACGAAAAGATGTTCTTTATTCTCTGTTTTTTGTTGCTTCTTTGGTTTCTTATGTAAAATATATTGACAATAAAAAAATCAGTTTATATATACTTTCTCTCATTCTTTTTTCTCTTTCGTTGTTTTCTAAAGGACAGGCTGTATCATTGGCGGTTACAATAATTATTATTGACTTTTTAAGAAAACGTAAACTTTCAGATCTAAAGATTATTGCAGAAAAAATACCGTTCTTTGCATTGGCAATATTTTTCGGACTTGTGGCTATCGGTGCTCAAAAAGAAAGTGAAGCACTCGTTGATGAACAGGCTTATACATTTGTGCAAAGGATCGGAATTGCGTCTTTTGCATTTATGCAATATGTAATTAAGTTGATATTACCGGTTAATTTGTCTGCAATTAATCCGTATCCGGATATTATCGGGCAAAAAATACCCGGCCTTTATTATTTAATGATTATTCCGGTTTTTTTAATTGCCGGTTTGTTTTTTTGGTTGCTGAAAAAGGGAAAAAATATCCTTGTTTTCAGTATTGCATTTTTTGTTGCTAATATTTTCTTGCTTTTGCAATTTATACCTGTAGGAAGTGCTGTTTATGCTGATCGTTATGCATATATACCGTCAATTGGTTTTTTTATACTGATTGCGTTTTTAATTATGCAAATGATACAAAAAAACGAAAAGAACAAAATGATTTTTTATGGTTTTACAGGATTTTATATAGTTGTATTAGCCGGATTAAGTTTTATGCGTTCAGAAATTTGGCAAAACAGCGAAACCTTATGGAATGATACTGTAGAGAAATCACCGAAATCTGTTGTTGCATGGAATAATTTGGGAAGTTATAAAGATAAAAAAGCTGCTGCTGCAATGGAAGATTTGCGTTTTGATGAGGCTAAAAGATTACGTCTTGAAGCAATAGGTAATTTCTCAAAAGCAATTGCCGGAAAACCGGATTATAAAAACGCGTTTTATAACAGAGGTGTATCAAGTTTTGAAGTTGGTAAGCTAATGAAAGACAGCTCTTTAATTGTTTCTTCCATTAAAGATTTTGATAAGGCATTAGAGCAAGATGCTCAATTTCCGGATGCATATCATAACAGAGGAAATGCAAAAGCAGAATTAGGAAAATTAGAAGCAGCTTTGAAAGATTTTAATTTAGCGATTGACCTAAAACCAAATGAATCGAATTTTTATGCTAACAGAGGCGTAACAAAAGGAAAACTGGGAGATTTAAAGGGAGCATTTGAAGACTTTAACATGTCTTTAAGTATTGATCCTAATGAATCTGCTGTTTATTCCAACAGAGGAAAAGCCAAAATGCTGGGAGGAGATGTTTCCGGTGCGATTGCAGATTATGATATCGCTGTTCGGATAAATCCTAAACATCATACAGCATATTTTAACAGAGCATTGGCAAAACAAAAATCTCAAGACCTAAAAGGAGCTTTAGAAGATTTTAATGCGGCAATTTCAATAAATCCGAAAATGGCTGATGCATATTATTTCAGAGGCTTCTTATTTTTGGATTTGAATAATAAAGAAGCAGCATGTAATGATTTTAAACAAGCAAGTTATATGGGAATAGCTGTTGCAGGTGTATTGTTGCAACAATATTGTCAATAG
- a CDS encoding adenosylcobalamin-dependent ribonucleoside-diphosphate reductase — MSKRVGFTFDEAYQEALKYFKGDELAARVWTSKYALKDSFGNIYEKSPDEMHRRLAKEISRIEQKYPNPLSENEIYDLIKNFKYIIPAGSPMSGIGNKFQAVSLSNCFVIGEENPADSYGGILKIDQEQVQLMKRRGGVGHDLSHIRPKGSPVSNSALTSTGVIPFMERYSNSTREVAQDGRRGALMLSISIKHPDAENFIDAKLEAGKVTGANVSVKIDHEFMKAVIDNKPYQQQYPVNSDNPVTKKVINPRKLWKKIINNAWKSAEPGILFWDTVINESVADCYAEHGFETVSTNPCGEIPLCPYDSCRLLAVNLYSYVDNPFSADAKFNFDKFKQHARYAQRIMDDIIDLELEKIDDILAKIGSDPESEEIKRTERNLWEKIKEKAVKGRRTGVGITAEGDMLAALNLRYGSENATDFSVLVHKTLAVEAYRSSVEMAKDRGAFELFDAGKEKENPFIDRIKKADPKLYEEMQEHGRRNISLLTIAPTGSTSILSQTTSGIEPVFLPFYKRRRKVNPNDQNVTVNFVDETGDSWEEYNVFHHKFITWLETNGINSEEAKLLDNKEIEKLIKDSPYYKATSNDVDWISKVRLQGSVQKWVDHSISVTVNLPKDVSVKLVGDVYLEAWKSGCKGVTVYRDGSRDGVLISAKEKKKKTANEIKEHSKRPKELKADVIHFSNNDEEWIAFIGIKDGLPYEIFSGRAEADALPIPKSITRGKIIKQRFDNSSKRYDFKYTNKFGFNITIEGLSYKFNPEFWNYAKLISGVLRHGMPVEHAVNLISSLQFGTDTINTWKKGIERALKMYIPDGTKAKKGKICTECGSDTLVYQEGCLICQSCGYSKCG; from the coding sequence GTGTCTAAAAGAGTAGGTTTTACCTTTGACGAAGCTTATCAAGAAGCATTAAAATATTTTAAAGGCGATGAACTCGCTGCGCGTGTTTGGACAAGCAAATATGCATTGAAGGATTCTTTCGGTAATATATACGAAAAGAGCCCAGATGAAATGCACAGAAGACTTGCAAAAGAAATCTCCCGAATTGAACAAAAATATCCTAATCCTTTAAGCGAAAACGAAATTTATGACCTTATAAAGAATTTTAAATATATTATTCCTGCCGGAAGCCCGATGTCAGGTATCGGAAATAAATTTCAAGCGGTTTCATTGTCAAATTGTTTTGTTATAGGTGAAGAAAATCCGGCTGATTCATACGGCGGCATTCTGAAGATTGATCAAGAACAAGTTCAGTTGATGAAACGAAGAGGCGGCGTTGGTCACGACCTGTCTCATATACGTCCGAAAGGAAGTCCGGTAAGCAACAGTGCTTTAACATCTACCGGTGTTATTCCCTTTATGGAAAGATACTCAAATTCAACACGTGAAGTTGCACAAGACGGCAGAAGAGGTGCATTAATGTTGTCTATTTCAATTAAACATCCGGATGCAGAAAATTTCATAGATGCTAAATTAGAAGCGGGAAAAGTTACGGGAGCCAATGTTTCCGTAAAAATTGATCATGAATTTATGAAAGCAGTGATTGATAATAAACCGTATCAACAACAATATCCTGTTAATTCTGATAATCCTGTAACAAAAAAAGTAATCAATCCTCGTAAATTATGGAAAAAAATCATAAATAACGCTTGGAAATCAGCCGAACCGGGAATTCTTTTCTGGGATACAGTTATTAATGAATCTGTTGCAGACTGCTATGCAGAACATGGTTTTGAAACCGTTTCTACTAATCCTTGCGGTGAAATACCGCTTTGTCCTTATGACAGTTGCAGGTTACTCGCCGTTAATTTATACAGCTATGTTGATAATCCTTTCTCTGCAGATGCGAAATTCAATTTTGACAAATTTAAACAACATGCAAGATATGCTCAACGAATTATGGACGATATAATTGACCTTGAGCTTGAGAAAATTGACGATATTCTTGCAAAAATTGGTTCAGACCCGGAATCAGAAGAAATTAAAAGAACCGAAAGAAACTTATGGGAAAAAATTAAAGAAAAAGCCGTTAAAGGCAGAAGAACCGGAGTAGGAATAACAGCAGAAGGAGACATGTTGGCGGCATTAAATTTAAGATACGGAAGTGAAAATGCTACGGACTTTTCTGTTCTTGTACATAAAACACTCGCTGTTGAAGCATATCGATCATCTGTTGAAATGGCAAAAGATCGAGGTGCTTTTGAGCTTTTTGATGCCGGAAAAGAAAAAGAAAATCCTTTCATTGATCGCATCAAAAAAGCAGATCCTAAACTTTATGAAGAAATGCAAGAACACGGCAGAAGAAATATTTCTTTGCTGACTATTGCTCCGACAGGTTCCACAAGTATTCTTTCACAAACAACATCAGGTATTGAGCCTGTATTTTTACCCTTCTATAAAAGACGAAGAAAAGTTAATCCTAATGATCAGAATGTTACTGTTAATTTTGTTGATGAAACAGGCGATTCTTGGGAAGAATATAATGTATTTCATCATAAGTTTATTACTTGGTTGGAAACAAACGGAATAAATTCAGAAGAAGCAAAACTTCTTGATAATAAAGAAATTGAAAAGTTAATTAAAGATTCTCCCTATTATAAAGCAACTTCAAATGATGTAGATTGGATAAGCAAAGTAAGACTTCAAGGAAGTGTTCAAAAATGGGTTGATCACTCTATTAGTGTTACCGTTAATTTGCCGAAAGATGTTTCCGTTAAGTTGGTCGGCGATGTATATCTTGAAGCATGGAAAAGTGGTTGCAAAGGTGTTACTGTATATAGAGACGGCTCTCGGGACGGTGTTTTAATTTCTGCAAAAGAAAAAAAGAAAAAAACTGCAAATGAAATTAAAGAACATTCAAAAAGACCAAAAGAATTAAAAGCTGATGTTATTCATTTCAGTAATAATGATGAAGAATGGATTGCATTTATAGGAATTAAAGACGGTCTGCCTTATGAAATATTTTCCGGTCGTGCAGAAGCTGATGCCTTACCTATTCCGAAATCTATAACAAGAGGAAAAATTATAAAACAAAGATTTGATAACAGTTCTAAAAGATATGATTTTAAATATACTAATAAGTTCGGTTTCAACATAACAATTGAAGGTCTGTCTTATAAATTTAATCCGGAATTTTGGAACTATGCGAAATTGATTTCCGGAGTTTTAAGACACGGTATGCCCGTTGAACATGCCGTGAACCTTATATCTTCACTGCAATTCGGAACAGATACTATTAACACATGGAAAAAAGGTATTGAAAGAGCTTTAAAAATGTATATCCCTGACGGAACAAAAGCCAAAAAAGGCAAAATCTGCACTGAATGCGGCTCTGATACTTTAGTATATCAAGAAGGTTGTTTGATTTGTCAATCTTGCGGATATTCTAAATGCGGTTAA